The Coffea arabica cultivar ET-39 chromosome 3c, Coffea Arabica ET-39 HiFi, whole genome shotgun sequence genome contains a region encoding:
- the LOC140038049 gene encoding uncharacterized protein, with product MSSMKILFFCISLALVLMIISQVAARELVETSNSVDNSKTDEANGLKEAKYPGGYGGYPGGGYGGYPGGGYGGYPGGGYGGYPGGGYGGYPGGRYGGYPGGRYGGYPGGGRGGYGGYCRFGCCGRNYYGGGCRCCYYSGQAVDAEPQN from the exons GTTCcatgaaaattcttttcttttgcatttccttGGCTTTAGTTCTAATGATTATCTCGCAGGTGGCTGCTAGGGAATTGGTCGAGACTTCCAATTCAGTTGACAATT CCAAGACAGATGAAGCAAATGGCCTAAAAGAAGCCAAGTACCCAGGTGGTTATGGTGGGTACCCCGGAGGAGGATATGGTGGTTATCCCGGAGGGGGGTATGGAGGGTATCCTGGAGGAGGTTATGGGGGATACCCAGGTGGTGGATATGGGGGCTATCCAGGAGGAAGGTATGGTGGATATCCTGGGGGTAGATATGGAGGGTATCCTGGGGGTGGCCGTGGTGGTTATGGTGGATATTGCCGCTTTGGTTGTTGCGGCCGAAACTATTATGGTGGGGGTTGCAGGTGCTGCTACTATTCTGGTCAGGCTGTGGATGCTGAGCCTCAGAACTAA
- the LOC113736434 gene encoding glycine-rich protein, protein MGSKAILFLCLLAVVLMIASEVTARDLAENTNAAEKSTNGLEESKYPGGGYGGYPGGGYGGYPGGGYGGGRGGYGGGGRGGYGGGRCRYGCCGQGYYGCRCCTYAGEAVDAEPETEPQN, encoded by the exons atgggtTCCAAGGCAATTCTCTTCCTATGCCTTTTGGCAGTAGTTCTGATGATTGCTTCAGAGGTGACAGCCAGGGATTTGGCCGAAAATA CCAATGCTGCAGAGAAGAGTACTAATGGCCTGGAAGAATCCAAATACCCTGGTGGTGGATATGGAGGGTACCCTGGAGGCGGATATGGGGGTTACCCAGGTGGTGGTTATGGTGGCGGCCGAGGTGGTTATGGTGGTGGCGGCCGTGGTGGCTATGGTGGTGGCAGATGCCGCTATGGTTGCTGTGGCCAAGGTTATTATGGCTGCAGGTGCTGCACATATGCTGGTGAGGCTGTGGATGCTGAGCCAGAAACTGAACCGCAAAACTAA